Proteins encoded together in one Bombus affinis isolate iyBomAffi1 chromosome 2, iyBomAffi1.2, whole genome shotgun sequence window:
- the LOC126929029 gene encoding katanin p60 ATPase-containing subunit A-like 2 isoform X1: MKFQKYPILCKKITEKEIKTREMTNANKVKETRSESVKGRNVQQKMTGDATDDINLAMTVTPIFANESDGASSEELFNVSMEQSTQSKISQRARKLYIDNPELRKIAEDISCEIILTKLNVYWDNIVGLEECKSAIKEAIVYPLKYPIFFNGPFSPWKGILLYGPPGTGKTMLAKAVATECQCTFFNITASSLVSKWRGDSEKYIRVLFELAYNYSPTIIFIDEIDWIGTNKGVNCTLSEPAKRFRSELLSRLDGLVSNENSNVVLLAATNCPWDIDAALHRRLEKKIYVSLPNEVTRLDMFKLYLSNQLLENMDIVTHIIKSTEKYSCADIKLLCKQAWLLEISPMWEKLEKKETSVTTLKYELKNYEIIAKLLKTMSPTVTDVDRYKARNKYVCHKNIF, from the exons atgaaattccaaaaatatcctatattgtgcaagaaaataactgaaaaggaaataaagacgagggaaatgacaaatgcgaacaaagt caaagaaacgagaagtgagtctgtgaaagggaggaatgtacaacagaagatgacgggtgacgctacggatgatattaatctcgcaatgacagtgacaccaattttcgccaatgaaagcgatggagcttcatcagaagagctatttaacgtctcaatggaacaatccacgcaatcaaagatatcgcaACGGGCtcggaagctttatatagacaatccggaattgcggaagattgctgaagacatttcatgc gaaatcatactgacaaaattaaatgtatattgggacaacattgtaggcctagaggaatgtaaatctgctattaaggaggccattgtgtatccccttaagtaccctatcttttttaatggcccattttctccctggaaaggtattctgctatacggaccacctggtacag ggaagacgatgttggcgaaggcagtcgcaacagaatgccaatgcaccttttttaacataacggccagctcattggtgagcaaatggagaggcgattccgagaagtatatccgt gttttatttgaacttgcctataattattcgcctacaattatttttatcgacgagattgactggataggcacaaataaaggagtaaactgtacattgtctgaacctgcaaagagattcagatcagaacttctttctagattggatggattagtatctaacgaaaattctaatgtagttcttttggctgcaactaattgcccttg ggacattgatgcagctttacacagacgcctcgaaaagaaaatatacgtatcattaccaaatgaagttactcgactcgatatgttcaaattataccttagcaaccagttattagagaatatggatattgtaacccacataataaaatctactgaaaaatattcttgcgcggatataaaattgctttgtaagcaagcatggctgctagaaataagtccaatgtgggaaaaacttgaaaaaaaagaaacatctgttacgactttgaaatatgaattaaagaattatgaaataatagcaaaattgttaaaaacaatgtcacctacagtcacggatgtggatagatataaagcgcggaataaatatgtatgccataagaacatattttaa
- the LOC126929029 gene encoding katanin p60 ATPase-containing subunit A-like 2 isoform X2: MTGDATDDINLAMTVTPIFANESDGASSEELFNVSMEQSTQSKISQRARKLYIDNPELRKIAEDISCEIILTKLNVYWDNIVGLEECKSAIKEAIVYPLKYPIFFNGPFSPWKGILLYGPPGTGKTMLAKAVATECQCTFFNITASSLVSKWRGDSEKYIRVLFELAYNYSPTIIFIDEIDWIGTNKGVNCTLSEPAKRFRSELLSRLDGLVSNENSNVVLLAATNCPWDIDAALHRRLEKKIYVSLPNEVTRLDMFKLYLSNQLLENMDIVTHIIKSTEKYSCADIKLLCKQAWLLEISPMWEKLEKKETSVTTLKYELKNYEIIAKLLKTMSPTVTDVDRYKARNKYVCHKNIF, translated from the exons atgacgggtgacgctacggatgatattaatctcgcaatgacagtgacaccaattttcgccaatgaaagcgatggagcttcatcagaagagctatttaacgtctcaatggaacaatccacgcaatcaaagatatcgcaACGGGCtcggaagctttatatagacaatccggaattgcggaagattgctgaagacatttcatgc gaaatcatactgacaaaattaaatgtatattgggacaacattgtaggcctagaggaatgtaaatctgctattaaggaggccattgtgtatccccttaagtaccctatcttttttaatggcccattttctccctggaaaggtattctgctatacggaccacctggtacag ggaagacgatgttggcgaaggcagtcgcaacagaatgccaatgcaccttttttaacataacggccagctcattggtgagcaaatggagaggcgattccgagaagtatatccgt gttttatttgaacttgcctataattattcgcctacaattatttttatcgacgagattgactggataggcacaaataaaggagtaaactgtacattgtctgaacctgcaaagagattcagatcagaacttctttctagattggatggattagtatctaacgaaaattctaatgtagttcttttggctgcaactaattgcccttg ggacattgatgcagctttacacagacgcctcgaaaagaaaatatacgtatcattaccaaatgaagttactcgactcgatatgttcaaattataccttagcaaccagttattagagaatatggatattgtaacccacataataaaatctactgaaaaatattcttgcgcggatataaaattgctttgtaagcaagcatggctgctagaaataagtccaatgtgggaaaaacttgaaaaaaaagaaacatctgttacgactttgaaatatgaattaaagaattatgaaataatagcaaaattgttaaaaacaatgtcacctacagtcacggatgtggatagatataaagcgcggaataaatatgtatgccataagaacatattttaa